The Primulina eburnea isolate SZY01 chromosome 13, ASM2296580v1, whole genome shotgun sequence genome includes a region encoding these proteins:
- the LOC140808842 gene encoding transmembrane 9 superfamily member 1-like has translation MLLAVRSSMSPLAAAVVLSFVLLSPVLASEYDHKYQPDELVTLWVNKVGPYHNPQETYNYYSLPFCRPSGNAAHKWGGLGEVLGGNELIDSLTEIKFQKHVDKVTICEIELDESKAKVFKDAIENNYWLEFFMDDLPLWGYVGELGSERKGGSKPMLYTHKSISVQYNKDQIIQVNLTQHNPKPLEVGVTLDMTYSVKWTPTNISFARRFDVYLDYPFFEHQIHWFSIFNSFMMVIFLTGLVSMILMRTLRNDYAKYAREDDDLETLERDVSEESGWKLVHGDVFRTPRSLALLCALVGTGAQLALLVLLVILFAIVGMLYIGRGAIVTTFIVCYAFTSFISGYVSGGMYSRHGGKNWIKSMILTASLFPFMCFGVGFILNTIAILYGSLAAIPFGTMVVVFVIWAFISFPLALLGTVIGRNWSGAPNNPCRVKTIPRPIPQKKWYLTPSVVSMMGGLLPFGSIFIEMYFVFTSFWNYKVYYVYGFMLLVFLILVIVTACVTIVGTYFLLNAENYHWKWTSFFSAASTAIYVYLYSIYYYSMKTKMSGFFQTSFYFGYTLMFCLGLGILCGAVGYLGSNLFVRRIYQNIKCD, from the exons TATCAACCTGATGAGCTCGTAACCCTTTGGGTAAATAAAGTAGGGCCATACCATAATCCACAAGAGACATATAACTATTACAGCCTTCCATTTTGTCGTCCATCCGGCAATGCTGCTCACAAATGGGGTGGGCTTGGTGAGGTATTGGGTGGAAATGAGCTTATTGATAGTTTGACcgaaataaaatttcaaa AGCATGTGGACAAGGTTACCATTTGTGAGATtgagcttgatgaatcaaaaGCGAAGGTATTCAAGGATGCAATTGAAAATAACTACTGGCTTGAATTCTTCATGG ATGATCTGCCTCTATGGG GGTATGTTGGTGAATTGGGTTCAGAAAGAAAAGGTGGTAGCAAGCCCATGCTCTACACGCATAAGAGCATCAGTGTGCAGTACAACAAAGATCAA ATCATTCAAGTCAATCTCACTCAACATAATCCAAAGCCATTGGAAGTTGGGGTAACATTGGATATGACATATTCAGTTAAATGGACACCTACAAACATCTCATTTGCACGTCGTTTTGATGTCTACCTGGACTATCCTTTTTTTGAGCATCAG ATACATTGGTTCTCCATTTTTAATTCCTTTATGATGGTTATATTCCTTACCGGTCTGGTGTCAATGATATTGATGCGAACTTTACGAAATGATTATGCTAAGTATGCGCGGGAGGATGACGATCTAGAAACCCTG GAAAGAGATGTCAGTGAAGAATCTGGTTGGAAACTTGTTCATGGAGATGTGTTTCGGACGCCCCGCAGTCTAGCTTTATTGTGTGCTCTTGTTGGTACTGGTGCACAACTAGCATTGCTGGTTCTACTTGTCATCTTATTTGCCATTGTGGGAATGCTGTATATTGG GAGAGGAGCAATTGTCACGACTTTTATAGTATGTTATGCTTTTACATCATTTATTTCAGGCTATGTCAGTGGTGGAATGTACTCACGCCATGGTG GCAAAAACTGGATCAAATCCATGATTCTTACAGCTTCACTCTTTCCTTTCATGTGCTTCGGGGTTGGTTTCATTTTGAACACCATCGCAATACTTTATGGGTCCCTAGCAGCCATTCCCTTTGGCACAATGGTGGTTGTCTTTGTCATATGGGCTTTTATTTCCTTCCCGTTGGCACTTTTGGGTACGGTTATTGGAAGAAACTGGAGTGGTGCTCCGAACAATCCCTGTCGTGTGAAGACCATTCCACGACCAATTCCGCAGAAAAAGTGGTATTTGACACCTTCTGTAGTATCTATGATGGGGGGATTACTTCCCTTTGGCAGCATATTCATTGAGATGTATTTTGTTTTCACTTCCTTTTGGAATTATAAG GTGTACTACGTATATGGTTTTATGCTGCTTGTTTTCCTGATTCTTGTAATTGTGACTGCCTGTGTGACCATCGTGGGAACATATTTCCTGCTAAATGCTGAGAATTATCATTGGAAGTGGACTTCTTTCTTTTCTGCTGCCTCAACAGCAATCTATGTGTATTTGTACTCTATATATTACTACTCCATGAAGACAAAAATGTCAGGGTTCTTCCAGACCAGCTTCTACTTTGGTTACACGTTGATGTTTTGCCTTGGATTGGGAATTCTTTGCG GGGCTGTTGGATACTTGGGCTCTAATTTGTTTGTAAGGAGGATTTACCAAAACATCAAATGCGACTAG
- the LOC140810218 gene encoding uncharacterized protein, whose translation MVTESGIEVNPEKVKVIQTMSSLGNFYEDEEYKKAFEELKKYLAELPILAKPVPGEQLYVYLSPTEAAIRGGRKTRFGFVLNGSEIKVILLISPSYGPHQQLSREQNDSCSYLRRLLEWTTELREYNIRYGPRTTIKAQVLTDFLAESLHVEVKDLWKLVVRLNYRASNNEPEYEAFLADLKAAQQVGAAQVHIFSDLQLVAQQLNGSYDIKNEKLVEYVKAMEAAKELFTELSFKKIHREENKKTNILAKISNSLHSWKSREVMV comes from the exons ATGGTAACAGAAAGCGGAATTGAGGTCAACCCTGAGAAAGTAAAGGTCATTCAGACTATGTCATCTCTCGGGAATTTCTATGAG GATGAAGAATACAAGAAAGCATTTGAGGAGTTGAAGAAGTACTTAGCCGAACTTCCAATATTAGCAAAGCCAGTTCCAGGAGAACAGTTATACGTCTATCTCTCACCCACCGAAGCGGCT ATACGCGGTGGTAGAAAAACTCGCTTTGGCTTTGTTCTCAACGGATCAGAGATTAAGGTCATACTTCTTATCTCACCCAGTTATGGTCCTCACCAGCAGCTCTCTCGAGAGCAAAATGATTCATGCAGTTATCTCAGGCGGTTGCTTGAGTGGACCACTGAACTGAGGGAGTACAATATACGGTATGGACCTAGGACAACCATCAAAGCACAAGTCTTGACTGACTTCTTGGCTGAAAGTTTGCATGTCGAAGTGAAAGATTTGTGGAAG TTGGTCGTGAGGTTGAACTACAGAGCATCTAATAATGAACCAGAGTACGAAGCGTTCTTAGCTGACTTGAAGGCAGCACAACAGGTAGGAGCCGCCCAGGTGCACATTTTTTCTGATTTACAATTGGTAGCCCAACAATTGAATGGATCTTATGACATAAAAAATGAAAAGCTGGTAGAATACGTGAAGGCAATGGAGGCAGCGAAAGAGCTCTTCACCGAGCTTTCATTTAAGAAAATCCATAGAGAAGAGAATAAGAAGACTAACATCCTTGCTAAAATATCCAACTCACTCCATAGTTGGAAATCAAGGGAGGTGATGGTCTAG